Proteins found in one Quercus robur chromosome 2, dhQueRobu3.1, whole genome shotgun sequence genomic segment:
- the LOC126704393 gene encoding protein NRT1/ PTR FAMILY 6.2-like, which yields MDDDEHVSSSLKPSGSLQTGKDDARAVPDFEGQLQLLDSAINSSPNLSKLKTDNPDAVSVAVPIFSHAKSCINVSTENQELNKVYSGNSSQIAHTPKKTWKRIAVKKETSAEKAVAGLDIGEKRKSADLDRKEDHSVEGEKRKKLQVNGGEVGWWHFTGFYGHPDTAKRHESWAKLKHLKQKSSLPWLVIGDFNEIMGLLEKEGFIGSKFSWLYQTTSGVQIRERLDRALATLEWREDDMWRQRSRIDWFQNGDRNTAFFHAKASARHRKNLMEGLLDNDGVWQIEEDKMEEIAIGYFGDLFSTSNLVDFSDLLLVVQPKVTHAMNEWLVRPFVECEVNVALKQMYPLKALGPDGMPPLFFQHFWSTCGAVVTKMVLDFLNFEEGKMNSFVPDAVDHKGNHADRNKTGGWLSAIQILGIEICERFATMAIIVNLVTYLVGTMHLPSASASNFASTSGGTAYLLSLFGGIVADSFLGRYWMIAIAAAIHAGGTCLLAISTSFPNLRPPPCNPTLSNKCVEANSLQMGIFTMALYLTNIGVGGIKSSVAGLGTDQFDQNDDNEKAQMAHFFNRFYFVISSGTLLAVTVLVYLQDQVGRSWAYGICSASMTLAFLVFLLGTKRYRYKQRLGTPIVQILQVIVAAVKKRKVAYPSNDSALYEDLSQESRIYHTDKFRCLDKAAIITSKDSGIPNPWKLCTVTKVEKVKMLVKLLPIWATTIIFWTIHTQLAGFSVQQAATMDRSIGKFQIPPASLYAFFVVSIMTTLAIYDRLIMPLMKKYKRSQGLTNLQKVGLGLLFSILGMTAAALVEKRRLSVVRANRGTMTRSTTLPISAFFLLPQFILVGIGEAFILSGEMAFFTNNAPKGMKAIATGLYLTTTSFGMYLSTILVTIIRNVTGRNGGHDWLSPRINDGRLDYFYWFLALLSLINLGFYIVCAIRFRPNSTENSPKMNGAVVDTPPKEETV from the exons ATGGATGATGATGAACACGTTTCCTCCTCCTTGAAGCCATCTGGATCGCTGCAAACAGGGAAGGATGATGCAAGGGCGGTTCCGGATTTTGAGGGGCAGTTACAACTCTTAGATAGTGCGATTAACTCCTCTCCAAAcctttcaaaattgaaaactgatAATCCTGATGCTGTTTCAGTCGCTGTCCCTATATTTTCTCATGCCAAGTCATGCATTAATGTGTCAACAGAAAATCAAGAATTAAATAAG GTATATTCGGGAAACTCTTCACAGATAGCCCATACTCCAAAAAAAACATGGAAACGTATTGCTGTTAAGAAAGAAACTTCTGCAGAGAAGGCAGTAGCAGGTCTTGACATTGGTGAGAAGAGAAAAAGTGCTGATTTAGATAGAAAGGAAGATCATTCTgttgaaggggaaaaaaggaaaaagcttCAG GTGAATGGTGGGGAAGTTGGTTGGTGGCATTTTACGGGTTTCTATGGTCATCCGGATACGGCTAAAAGGCATGAATCTTGGGCAAAATTGaagcatttaaaacaaaagtcTTCTTTACCATGGCTGGTCattggtgattttaatgagattatgGGTCTCTTGGAGAAGGAAG GTTTCATTGGATCTAAATTCAGTTGGCTATATCAAACAACTAGTGGGGTTCAAATCCGAGAAAGATTGGATAGGGCTTTGGCTACATTGGAGTGGAG AGAGGATGACATGTGGAGACAGCGATCAAGGATTGATTGGTTCCAAAATGGTGATAGGAATACAGCTTTCTTTCATGCCAAGGCTTCGGCTAGACATAGAAAGAATTTAATGGAGGGTTTGCTAGATAATGATGGGGTATGGCAGATTGAAGAAGATAAAATGGAGGAGATAGCAATTGGGTACTTCGGGGATCTTTTCTCTACTAGTAATTTGGTGGATTTTTCTGATTTGCTCTTGGTTGTGCAACCTAAGGTGACTCATGCAATGAATGAATGGCTGGTTCGGCCTTTTGTGGAGTGTGAAGTGAATGTAGCTTTGAAGCAAATGTATCCACTTAAGGCATTGGGTCCTGATGGGATGCCTCCTCTGTTTTTTCAACACTTTTGGAGCACTTGTGGCGCGGTCGTCACCAAAATGGTACTTGATTTTCTGAACTTTG AGGAAGGGAAAATGAATTCCTTCGTCCCAGATGCAGTTGATCACAAGGGTAATCATGCTGATAGGAACAAAACAGGTGGTTGGTTGTCTGCTATTCAAATCCTCG GAATTGAAATATGCGAGAGATTTGCCACAATGGCAATAATTGTGAACCTCGTGACATATTTAGTTGGCACAATGCATCTTCCTAGCGCAAGTGCTTCCAATTTTGCATCAACATCAGGGGGCACAGCATATCTTCTAAGCTTGTTTGGAGGCATTGTTGCAGATTCTTTCTTAGGCCGATATTGGATGATAGCCATTGCTGCTGCGATTCATGCAGGG GGAACGTGTTTGTTAGCCATATCCACTTCTTTTCCAAATTTACGCCCGCCTCCTTGCAATCCTACTTTATCCAACAAATGCGTAGAGGCCAATAGTCTTCAAATGGGCATTTTCACCATGGCTCTGTATTTAACTAATATAGGAGTTGGTGGAATAAAGTCAAGTGTTGCAGGGCTTGGAACAGACCAATTTGATCAAAATGATGATAATGAAAAGGCTCAAATGGCACATTTCTTCAACAGGTTCTACTTTGTTATCAGCTCGGGTACCTTATTGGCAGTTACAGTACTTGTGTACTTACAAGATCAAGTTGGAAGAAGCTGGGCATATGGGATTTGCTCGGCCTCAATGACACTTGCTTTCTTGGTCTTTCTACTGGGTACTAAAAGATATAGGTACAAGCAACGTTTAGGAACCCCTATAGTTCAAATTCTTCAAGTTATAGTGGCTGCTGTAAAGAAAAGGAAGGTAGCGTATCCATCTAATGATAGTGCCTTATATGAAGACCTTTCTCAAGAATCAAGAATATATCATACAGATAAGTTTCG TTGCTTGGACAAGGCGGCAATCATAACCAGCAAAGACTCTGGAATTCCAAACCCATGGAAACTTTGCACAGTTACAAAGGTGGAAAAAGTTAAAATGTTAGTCAAATTATTGCCAATTTGGGCGACAACAATTATCTTCTGGACGATACATACACAATTAGCTGGCTTCTCAGTGCAGCAAGCTGCTACCATGGATAGATCAATTGGAAAATTCCAAATTCCTCCGGCATCACTCTACGCCTTCTTTGTTGTGTCCATAATGACCACTCTTGCTATTTATGACCGCCTGATTATGCCTCtcatgaaaaaatataaaagaagtcAAG gttTAACAAATTTGCAAAAAGTAGGGCTAGGCCTATTGTTCTCCATATTAGGAATGACAGCGGCGGCACTTGTAGAAAAGAGAAGATTGTCAGTTGTTAGAGCCAATAGAGGCACCATGACAAGGTCAACAACCCTACCAATAAGTGCTTTCTTTTTGCTTCCACAGTTCATCTTGGTTGGTATTGGAGAGGCCTTTATATTGTCTGGAGAAATGGCTTTCTTCACAAACAATGCACCCAAAGGAATGAAAGCAATTGCCACTGGTCTCTACCTCACAACCACCTCGTTTGGTATGTATCTGAGTACAATTTTGGTCACCATAATAAGGAATGTTACTGGACGCAATGGTGGGCACGATTGGCTTTCTCCTAGGATTAATGATGGCAGATTggattatttttattggtttctAGCACTATTGAGTTTGATCAACTTGGGATTTTATATTGTGTGCGCCATAAGGTTTAGACCAAATTCTACTGAAAATTCTCCAAAGATGAACGGTGCTGTTGTTGATACTCCTCCTAAAGAAGAAACTGTGTAA
- the LOC126715370 gene encoding eukaryotic translation initiation factor 3 subunit B-like produces MEVVAGSGSSSFGVHLQHWLTDKRARDQFLIQCSVDLEIYWNIGAGHLKPELFDHRTIFLESAMWSPSGTYLATTLKTGSVIWGGATFFKPLMFCDHNMIKLINFSVGEKYLVSYSEHDRKGAVLKIFDVKSGEVKMVIGRSQGEHATGGIAGISQVAWPIFRWSGRNDDKYFARIGKNAIYIYETNTFGLIDNETLKAENVMDFCWSPTDPVIALFVPTDADEMQPARVSLIHVPNKEELKKKNLNGVRDCKMFWQSNGEYLAVLFNQFNGTRSTTYQRFVIFGIKDPGIPVEDFELENENDMIIAFSWEPNGQRFAVIHALDQRQNVSFYSVIKAQNRFQFSKLVTLEVEQAGSLHWSPAGRFILLAAMRGCGGDLIFYDVDALGTLAIERFVATNIEWSPTGRYVATIRTLSDDLDVRQEEFQEGVMIWSFFGVLLYQIPRRHLTQFWWRPRPSPSSSTQEMQDVLEVVNELDIDLDNDLDNLIHFNDVDNKDKEVFTLSTEQLSTWKAPEGWDQWWTEIGRMMNKNRNAALKEPERKEEKLDG; encoded by the exons ATGGAAGTTGTTGCTGGCTCTGGTTCATCCTCTTTTGGG GTGCATCTTCAACATTGGCTTACTGACAAAAGAGCTCGAGATCAGTTTCTCATTCAATGTTCTGTGGACCTTGAGATTTATTGGAATATTGGTGCAGGACATTTGAAGCCTGAGCTTTTTGATCATCGTACA ATTTTTCTAGAATCTGCTATGTGGTCCCCTTCTGGGACTTACTTGGCCACCACTCTCAAGACGGGTTCTGTCATCTGGGGAGGCGCAACTTTTTTTAAACCCTTAATGTTTTGTGATCACAACATG ATTAAGCTAATTAATTTCTCAGTTGGGGAGAAATATTTGGTCAGCTACAGCGAGCATGATAGAAAA GGGgctgtgcttaaaatttttgatgTAAAAAGTGGAGAAGTAAAGATGGTTATCGGAAGAAGTCAGGGTGAGCATGCGACTGGGGGAATTGCAGGCATATCTCAAGTAGCCTGGCCTATTTTTAG ATGGAGTGGCAGAAATGATGACAAGTACTTTGCCAGAATCGGAAAAAATGCAATATACATATATGAAACCAATACCTTTGGTCTCATTGACAATGAAACCTTAAAGgctgaaaatgttatggatttCTGTTGGTCACCTACCGATCCTGTAATAGCTCTATTTGTTCCTACAGATGCTGATGAGATGCAGCCTGCCAGG GTCAGTCTGATACATGTTCCCAATAAAGAggaattaaagaagaagaatctcAATGGTGTTAGAGATTGCAAAATGTTCTGGCAAAGCAATGGGGAATATCTTGCTGTTCTGTTCAACCAGTTCAATGGAACAAGGAGTACTACTTATCAACGTTTTGTGATCTTTGGTATCAAAGATCCAGGTATCCCTGTTGAGGACTTTGAACTTGAGAATGAGAATGACATGATTATTGCATTTTCTTGGGAGCCAAATGGCCAAAGATTTGCAGTCATCCATGCTTTAGATCAAAGGCAGAATGTGAGTTTTTACTCGGTTATAAAAGCTCAGAACAGATTCCAATTCTCAAAGCTTGTAACTCTGGAAGTTGAGCAGGCAGGTTCTCTTCACTGGTCACCTGCTGGGCGTTTCATTCTACTAGCAGCAATGAGGGGTTGTGGTGGAGACTTGATATTTTATGATGTTGATGCTCTGGGAACCTTAGCTATCGAACGTTTTGTGGCAACAAACATTGAGTGGTCTCCTACTGGAAG GTATGTTGCAACTATCAGGACTTTATCTGATGATTTGGATGTCAGGCAAGAGGAATTTCAAGAAGGGGTCATGATTTGGTCCTTCTTTGGGGTGCTATTGTATCAGATTCCAAGGAGGCATTTAACACAG TTTTGGTGGCGTCCGAGGCCCTCTCCCTCCTCTAGTACCCAAGAAATGCAAGATGTGCTAGAGGTTGTGAACGAACTTGATATTGACCTTGACAACGACCTTGATAACCTTATTCATTTTAATGACGTTGATAACAAGGACAAAGAAGTTTTCACATTATCTACAGAGCAGCTTTCCACTTGGAAAGCACCAGAGGGCTGGGATCAGTGGTGGACAGAGATTGGACGTATGATGAATAAAAATCGGAATGCAGCACTGAAGGAGCCTGAGAGGAAGGAAGAGAAGCTGGACGGATAG